The following proteins come from a genomic window of Longimicrobium terrae:
- a CDS encoding pilus assembly FimT family protein: protein MEQPNQQSEGFTMVDVMVTLCIAGILWGLAAPAVNAELAGMRVRAASNTIAGDLAHVRSIAMRDGVGAVLLLESAADCVPRYRGRRAGHLYRVGTRGQAVERMRRVDLRGTGGRVCAEMNGDDTLTFTSRGMPRGFTNRTIWVWQGATTDSLTLSAVGRVLRVR from the coding sequence ATGGAGCAGCCGAACCAGCAGTCTGAGGGATTCACGATGGTGGACGTGATGGTGACCCTCTGCATCGCCGGCATCCTGTGGGGGCTGGCGGCGCCGGCGGTGAACGCGGAGCTCGCCGGCATGCGGGTGCGGGCCGCGTCCAACACCATCGCCGGCGACCTGGCCCACGTGCGCTCCATCGCCATGCGCGACGGGGTGGGCGCCGTGCTGCTGCTGGAATCCGCCGCCGACTGCGTTCCCCGCTACCGAGGACGGCGCGCCGGGCACCTGTACCGGGTGGGCACGCGAGGCCAGGCGGTGGAGCGCATGCGGCGGGTGGACCTGCGCGGCACCGGCGGCCGGGTGTGCGCGGAAATGAACGGGGACGACACCCTGACCTTTACCTCGCGCGGCATGCCGCGGGGCTTCACCAACCGCACCATCTGGGTGTGGCAGGGCGCCACCACCGACTCGCTCACCCTGTCCGCGGTGGGCCGCGTGCTGCGCGTGCGGTGA